From the genome of Pelodiscus sinensis isolate JC-2024 chromosome 12, ASM4963464v1, whole genome shotgun sequence, one region includes:
- the SLC7A6OS gene encoding putative RNA polymerase II nuclear localization protein SLC7A6OS, with amino-acid sequence MERAAVLRVQRKRGGSEPAEALVIACKRLRTEQGPAPPRRSVETSLFKLVGTVSSQNESVQKYVQEAITRDKAAQILRPSLGSTQRIIQDLRSSKQVNRQENRYRIVTSHRPNCAERETVPHCEDANEDAKLDPETQKDSSEQGSTATYSSSSYFKEFQLFDVVQEEEVERIPNITAANTQNIDDPDVILCNAVEMIRERLTVSEKKGVEHGLKEDEYVYDIYYTETSTPVWIQNILSVQPYTQEYELVDDDHVSEEVYDDEDDENNENNWRNDYPDEDEFLPEEDENSDRGGRDGENEDGSFSDEDGKGASRRTWDKYHCDILREFEYDGVQDLDSD; translated from the exons ATGGAGCGCGCCGCGGTGCTGCGCGTGCAGCGGAAGCGCGGTGGCTCGGAGCCGGCCGAGGCCCTGGTGATCGCCTGCAAGCGGCTGCGCACCGAGCAGGGCCCCGCGCCCCCCCGCCGCTCCGTGGAGACGAGTCTCTTCAAGCTGGTGGGCACCGTGTCCTCGCAG AATGAGTCTGTTCAGAAGTATGTACAAGAAGCTATCACTCGAGATAAAGCAGCACAGATTCTGCGACCTTCTTTGGGAAGCACTCAGAGAATCATTCAGGACCTTCGTTCCTCCAAGCAGGTGAACAGGCAGGAAAACCGGTATCGCATAGTAACAAGCCATCGGCCAAACTGTGCTGAAAGAGAAACAGTTCCTCATTGCGAGGATGCAAATGAGGATGCCAAACTGGACCCCGAAACACAAAAAGACAGTTCAGAACAAGGAAGCACTGCTACTTACAGTAGTTCAAGTTATTTCAAGGAATTCCAGTTGTTTGATGTAGTACAAGAGGAGGAAGTAGAAAGAATCCCCAACATCACTGCAGCAAACACACAG AATATTGATGATCCGGATGTGATTCTTTGCAATGCAGTTGAAATGATCCGTGAGCGTTTAACTGTATCTGAGAAAAAGGGAGTAGAACACGGTTTGAAGGAAGATGAGTATGTTTATGATATTTACTACACGGAAACATCTACTCCTGTTTGGATCCAGAACATTCTCTCTGTACAGCCTTACACACAGGAATATGAACTG GTAGATGATGATCATGTTTCAGAAGAAGTGTATGATGATGAAGATGATGAGAACAATGAGAATAACTGGCGTAATGACTATCCTGATGAAGATGAATTCCTTCCTGAGGAAGATGAAAACAGTGacagaggaggaagagatggag aaAATGAGGATGGGAGCTTCAGTGATGAAGATGGCAAGGGTGCCAGCAGGAGAACATGGGACAAATACCACTGTGATATTCTGCGGGAGTTTGAATATGATGGGGTCCAGGACTTGGATTCTGATTGA